The proteins below come from a single Bombus pyrosoma isolate SC7728 linkage group LG10, ASM1482585v1, whole genome shotgun sequence genomic window:
- the LOC122571977 gene encoding RNA pseudouridylate synthase domain-containing protein 1-like isoform X3: MCINSNNREKKDTLQFELKKILPKLVNPNLFHEFHFVHRLDYVTSGVICIALNKKAARAASNVFEARAAKKFYLALLHGHINEPYLIIDKAIGIDAREKKGNHKMCTSDNLFCEKPKESYTILIVLERGFRNGKPATKVLLCPGTGRRHQLRVHCSYIGHTVIGDYTYSERKDIEPYRTFLHSFRLILNNEMENLDIRSTDPFVASDPRNQWSPTNIARILDEDIFYDIYNLLQTNKH; this comes from the exons ATGTgcattaatagtaataatcgtgaaaaaaag gaTACACTgcaatttgaattaaaaaaaattttaccaaaattAGTCAatccaaatttatttcatgaatttcattttgtacatAGATTAGATTATGTGACAAGTGGTGTGATATGTattgcattaaataaaaaagcagCTCGAGCTGCTTCTAATGTATTCGAAGCAAGAGCAGCCAAAAAATTTTATCTGGCATTACTTCATGGACACATTAATGAACCTTACCTAATCATAGATAAAGCAATTG ggATTGATgctagagaaaagaagggaaaccATAAAATGTGTACCAGTGATAACTTATTTTGTGAGAAACCAAAAGAATCATATACAATTCTTATAGTATTAGAAAGAGGTTTTAGAAATGGAAAACCAGCTACTAAAGTACTATTATGTCCTGGTACAGGTAGAAGACATCAATTAAGAGTACATTGTTCATATATTGGTCATACTGTGATTGGAGATTATACATATAGTGAGAGAAAAGATATAGAGCCTTATCGAACATTTTTACATTCCTTCAg ACTTATATTGAAcaatgaaatggaaaatttagatataagAAGTACAGATCCATTTGTAGCTTCCGATCCAAGAAATCAATGGTCACCAACAAATATTGCTAGGATATTAGatgaagatatattttatgatatttataatctcttgcaaacaaataaacattaa
- the LOC122571693 gene encoding DNA repair protein XRCC3-like — protein MPDIHLIINVGAVYICTECTFPSRRLQELIQKLEITKKYGINGDSVFVEHISTIEELEICLLHRIPILMSVQKIGLIIIDSIAAPYRVEDWKDESNKRGKSLRTIGQQLHKLCKNDICVVCINQVTAIMHSNISSDYLSVRPSLGITWLSMITNSIQFYRIGTMRYACVKLSSNLSEITISFEIQGYGVKAIG, from the exons ATGCCTGACA tacatctaataattaatgtaGGTGCAGTATATATTTGTACTGAATGTACATTTCCCTCACGAAGATTACAGGAATTGATACAGAAACTggaaattactaaaaaatatggaataaatgGTGACTCAGTATTTGTAGAACATATATCAactatt GAGGAACTGGAGATATGTTTGCTTCATAGAATTCCAATATTAATGTCTGTACAAAAGATAggattaataattatagattCAATTGCTGCTCCATATAGAGTAGAAGATTGGAAAGATGAATctaataaaagaggaaaaagtttGAGAACAATTGGGCAACAGttacataaattatgtaaaaatgacATTTGTGTAGTTTGCATTAATCAg GTAACAGCAATTATGCATAGTAATATATCTAGTGATTATTTGAGTGTACGACCGTCTTTGGGAATAACTTGGTTAAGTATGATAACTAATTCCATACAGTTTTACAGAATAGGTACTATGAGATATGCTTGTGTCAAATTGTCATCAAATTTATCAGAAATAactatttcatttgaaatacaAGGATATGGGGTAAAAGCAATAGgttga
- the LOC122571962 gene encoding serine/threonine-protein kinase RIO1-like isoform X2: protein MNLVIFIKSSSEMCEGQPLFNCQLSKGVHELHISNSEKEEDNENYNDDLESSDFIWDRSQNKAGSKNITKNIQTQSINAQNISNKITNYQPSDKLFRRYANKINIERYEGPTLPGHATNLLIENDKRVEKDRFRTKDKHDRATVEQVLDPRTRMILFKLLNQGIIAEINGCISTGKEANVYHATSKTGVEFAIKIYKTSILQFKDRDKYVTGEFRFRHGYCRHNPRKMVRTWAEKEFRNLIRLHQGEVNAPKPILLRSHVLLMDFIGTNGWPSPKLKDVVLTASKPRKLYRECVETMWRLYNKCKLVHADLSEYNMLYHDGSIIIIDVSQAVEHDHPMALEFLRKDCTNITEFFKKNDVGVMSVKILFDFITDPTITEENMDKYLDIISEQMTQQEEQDDDPKQQIEEQVFKHAYIPQNLSQVIDIERDINLAKSGKEDLIYKTLVGLKSDLSKPINTPEILSKDLKKTNNMEQKDDLSEDIDDSENESSEEEDVTENEPKFVNSARPRHESPDSKKARKKAVKEQQAEKRKTKIKKHIKKRKEKLTQK, encoded by the exons ATGaatttagtaatatttataaaatcaag TTCGGAAATGTGTGAAGGTCAACCGTTATTTAATTGTCAATTATCCAAAGGTGTGCACGAATTGCATATTTCAAAcagcgaaaaagaagaagataatgaAAACTATAATGATGATTTAGAAAGTAGTGATTTTATTTGGGACAGAAGTCAAAATAAAGCTGgttcaaaaaatattaccaAAAATATTCAGACACAAAGTATTAATGcacaaaatatttccaataagattacaaattatcaaccatcagataaattatttcgtcgctatgctaataaaattaacattgaaagATATGAAGGCCCAACTTTACCAGGACATGCAACAAATCTTCttattgaaaatgataaacgTGTAGAAAAAGATAGATTTAGAACCAAAGACAAACATGACCGCGCAACTGTTGAACAAGTTTTAGATCCTCGTACAAGAATGATATTGtttaaacttttaaatcaGGGTATAATTGCTGAAATTAATGGATGTATTTCAACTGGGAAGGAAGCTAATGTTTATCATGCAACATCAAAAACAGGAGTagaatttgcaataaaaatatataaaacatcaattttacaatttaaagaTAGAGACAAATACGTTACAGGAGAATTTCGTTTTCGTCATGGATATTGTCGTCATAATCCGCGAAAGATGGTGCGGACATGGGCAGAGaaagaatttagaaatttaattcgtcTTCACCAGGGAGAAGTAAATGCTCCAAAACCAATTTTACTACGTAGTCATGTTCTATTAATGGACTTCATAGGTACTAATGGTTGGCCATCACCAAAATTGAAAGATGTTGTTCTCACTGCTTCTAAACCAAGGAAATTATACAGAGAATGTGTTGAAACAATGTGgagattatataataaatgcaaaCTTGTTCATGCTGATTTAAGtgaatataatatgttatatcatgatggatctattataataatagatgTGTCACAAGCAGTTGAGCATGATCATCCTATGGCACTTGAGTTTCTTAGAAaagattgtacaaatatcACTG aattttttaagaagaatGATGTAGGTGTGATgtctgtaaaaatattatttgactTTATAACAGATCCAACGATAACTGAAGAAAATATGGATAAGTATTTAGACATAATATCAGAACAAATGACACAACAGGAAGAACAAGATGATGATCCTAAACAACAAATAGAAGAACAAGTGTTTAAGCATGCTTATATTCCTCAAAATCTAAGTCAG GTAATTGATATTGAGCGTGATATCAATCTTGCTAAATCTGGAAAAGAGGACTTGATATATAAAACTCTTGTTGGTTTAAAATCAGACTTATCCAAGCCCATTAATACTCCTGAAATTCTTAGTaaagatttaaagaaaacaaataacaTGGAACAGAAAGATGATTTATCTGAAGATATTGATGATTCTGAAAATGAAAGTAGTGAAGAAGAAGATGTAACGGAAAACGAACCAAAATTTGTTAACTCGGCTCGACCTCGGCATGAGAGCCCAGACAGTAAAAAG GCACGGAAAAAGGCAGTAAAGGAACAGCAAgctgagaaaagaaaaactaagataaaaaaacatataaaaaagaggaaagaaaag TTAacgcaaaaataa
- the LOC122571962 gene encoding serine/threonine-protein kinase RIO1-like isoform X3 encodes MNLVIFIKSSSEMCEGQPLFNCQLSKGVHELHISNSEKEEDNENYNDDLESSDFIWDRSQNKAGSKNITKNIQTQSINAQNISNKITNYQPSDKLFRRYANKINIERYEGPTLPGHATNLLIENDKRVEKDRFRTKDKHDRATVEQVLDPRTRMILFKLLNQGIIAEINGCISTGKEANVYHATSKTGVEFAIKIYKTSILQFKDRDKYVTGEFRFRHGYCRHNPRKMVRTWAEKEFRNLIRLHQGEVNAPKPILLRSHVLLMDFIGTNGWPSPKLKDVVLTASKPRKLYRECVETMWRLYNKCKLVHADLSEYNMLYHDGSIIIIDVSQAVEHDHPMALEFLRKDCTNITDPTITEENMDKYLDIISEQMTQQEEQDDDPKQQIEEQVFKHAYIPQNLSQVIDIERDINLAKSGKEDLIYKTLVGLKSDLSKPINTPEILSKDLKKTNNMEQKDDLSEDIDDSENESSEEEDVTENEPKFVNSARPRHESPDSKKARKKAVKEQQAEKRKTKIKKHIKKRKEKVLKKK; translated from the exons ATGaatttagtaatatttataaaatcaag TTCGGAAATGTGTGAAGGTCAACCGTTATTTAATTGTCAATTATCCAAAGGTGTGCACGAATTGCATATTTCAAAcagcgaaaaagaagaagataatgaAAACTATAATGATGATTTAGAAAGTAGTGATTTTATTTGGGACAGAAGTCAAAATAAAGCTGgttcaaaaaatattaccaAAAATATTCAGACACAAAGTATTAATGcacaaaatatttccaataagattacaaattatcaaccatcagataaattatttcgtcgctatgctaataaaattaacattgaaagATATGAAGGCCCAACTTTACCAGGACATGCAACAAATCTTCttattgaaaatgataaacgTGTAGAAAAAGATAGATTTAGAACCAAAGACAAACATGACCGCGCAACTGTTGAACAAGTTTTAGATCCTCGTACAAGAATGATATTGtttaaacttttaaatcaGGGTATAATTGCTGAAATTAATGGATGTATTTCAACTGGGAAGGAAGCTAATGTTTATCATGCAACATCAAAAACAGGAGTagaatttgcaataaaaatatataaaacatcaattttacaatttaaagaTAGAGACAAATACGTTACAGGAGAATTTCGTTTTCGTCATGGATATTGTCGTCATAATCCGCGAAAGATGGTGCGGACATGGGCAGAGaaagaatttagaaatttaattcgtcTTCACCAGGGAGAAGTAAATGCTCCAAAACCAATTTTACTACGTAGTCATGTTCTATTAATGGACTTCATAGGTACTAATGGTTGGCCATCACCAAAATTGAAAGATGTTGTTCTCACTGCTTCTAAACCAAGGAAATTATACAGAGAATGTGTTGAAACAATGTGgagattatataataaatgcaaaCTTGTTCATGCTGATTTAAGtgaatataatatgttatatcatgatggatctattataataatagatgTGTCACAAGCAGTTGAGCATGATCATCCTATGGCACTTGAGTTTCTTAGAAaagattgtacaaatatcACTG ATCCAACGATAACTGAAGAAAATATGGATAAGTATTTAGACATAATATCAGAACAAATGACACAACAGGAAGAACAAGATGATGATCCTAAACAACAAATAGAAGAACAAGTGTTTAAGCATGCTTATATTCCTCAAAATCTAAGTCAG GTAATTGATATTGAGCGTGATATCAATCTTGCTAAATCTGGAAAAGAGGACTTGATATATAAAACTCTTGTTGGTTTAAAATCAGACTTATCCAAGCCCATTAATACTCCTGAAATTCTTAGTaaagatttaaagaaaacaaataacaTGGAACAGAAAGATGATTTATCTGAAGATATTGATGATTCTGAAAATGAAAGTAGTGAAGAAGAAGATGTAACGGAAAACGAACCAAAATTTGTTAACTCGGCTCGACCTCGGCATGAGAGCCCAGACAGTAAAAAG GCACGGAAAAAGGCAGTAAAGGAACAGCAAgctgagaaaagaaaaactaagataaaaaaacatataaaaaagaggaaagaaaaggtcttaaaaaaaaaataa
- the LOC122571977 gene encoding RNA pseudouridylate synthase domain-containing protein 1-like isoform X1, translating into MNINKILYNCRMFILKLTQILKVLLKLYTKYFIEIKHKNNVNILYHSENFLVVSKPYDMCINSNNREKKDTLQFELKKILPKLVNPNLFHEFHFVHRLDYVTSGVICIALNKKAARAASNVFEARAAKKFYLALLHGHINEPYLIIDKAIGIDAREKKGNHKMCTSDNLFCEKPKESYTILIVLERGFRNGKPATKVLLCPGTGRRHQLRVHCSYIGHTVIGDYTYSERKDIEPYRTFLHSFRLILNNEMENLDIRSTDPFVASDPRNQWSPTNIARILDEDIFYDIYNLLQTNKH; encoded by the exons atgaatataaataaaatattatacaattgtAGGATGTTTATTCTCAAATTAacgcaaatattaaaagtattgttaaaattatatacgaaatattttattgaaatcaaacataaaaataatgtaaatatattatatcatagcGAAAATTTCTTGGTGGTTTCTAAACCATACGATATGTgcattaatagtaataatcgtgaaaaaaag gaTACACTgcaatttgaattaaaaaaaattttaccaaaattAGTCAatccaaatttatttcatgaatttcattttgtacatAGATTAGATTATGTGACAAGTGGTGTGATATGTattgcattaaataaaaaagcagCTCGAGCTGCTTCTAATGTATTCGAAGCAAGAGCAGCCAAAAAATTTTATCTGGCATTACTTCATGGACACATTAATGAACCTTACCTAATCATAGATAAAGCAATTG ggATTGATgctagagaaaagaagggaaaccATAAAATGTGTACCAGTGATAACTTATTTTGTGAGAAACCAAAAGAATCATATACAATTCTTATAGTATTAGAAAGAGGTTTTAGAAATGGAAAACCAGCTACTAAAGTACTATTATGTCCTGGTACAGGTAGAAGACATCAATTAAGAGTACATTGTTCATATATTGGTCATACTGTGATTGGAGATTATACATATAGTGAGAGAAAAGATATAGAGCCTTATCGAACATTTTTACATTCCTTCAg ACTTATATTGAAcaatgaaatggaaaatttagatataagAAGTACAGATCCATTTGTAGCTTCCGATCCAAGAAATCAATGGTCACCAACAAATATTGCTAGGATATTAGatgaagatatattttatgatatttataatctcttgcaaacaaataaacattaa
- the LOC122571962 gene encoding serine/threonine-protein kinase RIO1-like isoform X1, with amino-acid sequence MNLVIFIKSSSEMCEGQPLFNCQLSKGVHELHISNSEKEEDNENYNDDLESSDFIWDRSQNKAGSKNITKNIQTQSINAQNISNKITNYQPSDKLFRRYANKINIERYEGPTLPGHATNLLIENDKRVEKDRFRTKDKHDRATVEQVLDPRTRMILFKLLNQGIIAEINGCISTGKEANVYHATSKTGVEFAIKIYKTSILQFKDRDKYVTGEFRFRHGYCRHNPRKMVRTWAEKEFRNLIRLHQGEVNAPKPILLRSHVLLMDFIGTNGWPSPKLKDVVLTASKPRKLYRECVETMWRLYNKCKLVHADLSEYNMLYHDGSIIIIDVSQAVEHDHPMALEFLRKDCTNITEFFKKNDVGVMSVKILFDFITDPTITEENMDKYLDIISEQMTQQEEQDDDPKQQIEEQVFKHAYIPQNLSQVIDIERDINLAKSGKEDLIYKTLVGLKSDLSKPINTPEILSKDLKKTNNMEQKDDLSEDIDDSENESSEEEDVTENEPKFVNSARPRHESPDSKKARKKAVKEQQAEKRKTKIKKHIKKRKEKVLKKK; translated from the exons ATGaatttagtaatatttataaaatcaag TTCGGAAATGTGTGAAGGTCAACCGTTATTTAATTGTCAATTATCCAAAGGTGTGCACGAATTGCATATTTCAAAcagcgaaaaagaagaagataatgaAAACTATAATGATGATTTAGAAAGTAGTGATTTTATTTGGGACAGAAGTCAAAATAAAGCTGgttcaaaaaatattaccaAAAATATTCAGACACAAAGTATTAATGcacaaaatatttccaataagattacaaattatcaaccatcagataaattatttcgtcgctatgctaataaaattaacattgaaagATATGAAGGCCCAACTTTACCAGGACATGCAACAAATCTTCttattgaaaatgataaacgTGTAGAAAAAGATAGATTTAGAACCAAAGACAAACATGACCGCGCAACTGTTGAACAAGTTTTAGATCCTCGTACAAGAATGATATTGtttaaacttttaaatcaGGGTATAATTGCTGAAATTAATGGATGTATTTCAACTGGGAAGGAAGCTAATGTTTATCATGCAACATCAAAAACAGGAGTagaatttgcaataaaaatatataaaacatcaattttacaatttaaagaTAGAGACAAATACGTTACAGGAGAATTTCGTTTTCGTCATGGATATTGTCGTCATAATCCGCGAAAGATGGTGCGGACATGGGCAGAGaaagaatttagaaatttaattcgtcTTCACCAGGGAGAAGTAAATGCTCCAAAACCAATTTTACTACGTAGTCATGTTCTATTAATGGACTTCATAGGTACTAATGGTTGGCCATCACCAAAATTGAAAGATGTTGTTCTCACTGCTTCTAAACCAAGGAAATTATACAGAGAATGTGTTGAAACAATGTGgagattatataataaatgcaaaCTTGTTCATGCTGATTTAAGtgaatataatatgttatatcatgatggatctattataataatagatgTGTCACAAGCAGTTGAGCATGATCATCCTATGGCACTTGAGTTTCTTAGAAaagattgtacaaatatcACTG aattttttaagaagaatGATGTAGGTGTGATgtctgtaaaaatattatttgactTTATAACAGATCCAACGATAACTGAAGAAAATATGGATAAGTATTTAGACATAATATCAGAACAAATGACACAACAGGAAGAACAAGATGATGATCCTAAACAACAAATAGAAGAACAAGTGTTTAAGCATGCTTATATTCCTCAAAATCTAAGTCAG GTAATTGATATTGAGCGTGATATCAATCTTGCTAAATCTGGAAAAGAGGACTTGATATATAAAACTCTTGTTGGTTTAAAATCAGACTTATCCAAGCCCATTAATACTCCTGAAATTCTTAGTaaagatttaaagaaaacaaataacaTGGAACAGAAAGATGATTTATCTGAAGATATTGATGATTCTGAAAATGAAAGTAGTGAAGAAGAAGATGTAACGGAAAACGAACCAAAATTTGTTAACTCGGCTCGACCTCGGCATGAGAGCCCAGACAGTAAAAAG GCACGGAAAAAGGCAGTAAAGGAACAGCAAgctgagaaaagaaaaactaagataaaaaaacatataaaaaagaggaaagaaaaggtcttaaaaaaaaaataa
- the LOC122571977 gene encoding RNA pseudouridylate synthase domain-containing protein 1-like isoform X2 — MNINKILYNCRMFILKLTQILKVLLKLYTKYFIEIKHKNNVNILYHSENFLVVSKPYDMCINSNNREKKDTLQFELKKILPKLVNPNLFHEFHFVHRLDYVTSGVICIALNKKAARAASNVFEARAAKKFYLALLHGHINEPYLIIDKAIGIDAREKKGNHKMCTSDNLFCRRHQLRVHCSYIGHTVIGDYTYSERKDIEPYRTFLHSFRLILNNEMENLDIRSTDPFVASDPRNQWSPTNIARILDEDIFYDIYNLLQTNKH, encoded by the exons atgaatataaataaaatattatacaattgtAGGATGTTTATTCTCAAATTAacgcaaatattaaaagtattgttaaaattatatacgaaatattttattgaaatcaaacataaaaataatgtaaatatattatatcatagcGAAAATTTCTTGGTGGTTTCTAAACCATACGATATGTgcattaatagtaataatcgtgaaaaaaag gaTACACTgcaatttgaattaaaaaaaattttaccaaaattAGTCAatccaaatttatttcatgaatttcattttgtacatAGATTAGATTATGTGACAAGTGGTGTGATATGTattgcattaaataaaaaagcagCTCGAGCTGCTTCTAATGTATTCGAAGCAAGAGCAGCCAAAAAATTTTATCTGGCATTACTTCATGGACACATTAATGAACCTTACCTAATCATAGATAAAGCAATTG ggATTGATgctagagaaaagaagggaaaccATAAAATGTGTACCAGTGATAACTTATTTT GTAGAAGACATCAATTAAGAGTACATTGTTCATATATTGGTCATACTGTGATTGGAGATTATACATATAGTGAGAGAAAAGATATAGAGCCTTATCGAACATTTTTACATTCCTTCAg ACTTATATTGAAcaatgaaatggaaaatttagatataagAAGTACAGATCCATTTGTAGCTTCCGATCCAAGAAATCAATGGTCACCAACAAATATTGCTAGGATATTAGatgaagatatattttatgatatttataatctcttgcaaacaaataaacattaa